Genomic DNA from Salinibacterium sp. NK8237:
ACCAGCGGGAGCGGATGTCGTGCTCTACGGTTTCGGACGTATCGGTCGGCTGTTGGCCCGCATCCTGATCGCGCACGCTGGCAATGGCGAGGGACTCCGTTTGCGCGCAGTCGTCGTGCGCAAGGGTTCAGACAATGACCTCGTGAAGCGGGCCAGCCTGTTGCGACGCGACAGCGTTCATGGCCCGTTCGAGGGAACGATCTCGGTTGACACCGAAGCCAACACGATTCTGGCCAACGGCACCCTCATCCAAGTGATCTACTCGAACGACCCGGCCACGATCGACTACACCGAGTACGGAATTTCGGATGCCATCGTCGTCGATAACACAGGCCGCTGGCGTGACGAAGCTGGCCTCGGTCAGCACCTCAAGTCGCAGGGAGTGAAGCGGGTCTTGCTGACGGCTCCCGGCAAGGGTGAGATCAAGAACATTGTGTACGGCCTCAATCACGACGCGATTGCCGACACCGACACGATCCTCTCGGCTGCGTCGTGCACGACCAACGCGATCTCGCCGGTACTCAAAGCGATCAACGACCAATACGGCATTGAGCACGGGCATGTTGAGACAGTGCACTCGTACACGAACGACCAAAACTTGACGGACAATTTCCATTCCGGCGACCGACGTGGACGGTCGGCACCGATGAACATGGTCATCACCGAGACCGGTGCTGCGAAGGCAGTCGCGAAGGCGGTTCCCGAGTTGGCGGGATTGCTGACCGGCAGCGCCATCCGCGTTCCCACCCCTAACGTGTCAATGGCGATTCTGAACCTCAACCTCGCGACCGAAACCACACGCGAAGAAGTGAACCGCTACCTGCGCAACCTCTCCCTTGACTCGACTCTGCAGCAGCAGATCGACTTCATTGATTCGCCCGAGGTCGTCTCGAGTGATTTCACCGGCTCGCACCGCGCGGGCATCGTTGACGGCCTTGCGACCATCAGCACCGGCAAGCATCTCGTGTTGTACGTCTGGTACGACAACGAGTTTGGTTACACCAGCCAGGTGGTGCGTGTGATTGAACACATGGGTCAAACGCACCCGCAAGTTATTCCCGAACGCGCCGTAGTCGGGGCATAATTTTCCGAACTGTGATCGTGTTACGCCCGCGCTTCACGCTGTGAGCGTAACAAAGGAAAACTCTCAGACTTGGCGTGTGAACATCGTTAAATGAACGATTCCGCGCTCCCCGTAATTGATCTCTCGCTACTCGATGGCGGCCCAGAAGCGGCTGCCAAGTTCCGGGATGATTTGCTGTGTGCCACCCACGATGTGGGGTTCTTTTACCTTGTCGGGCACGGTGTCGACGAAAAGTTGATGGATGACCTGCTTGCAGCATCCCGCGAGTTCTTTGACTTGCCCGCCGAGCAGAAGCTGGCCGTTGAAAACGTTAAGAGTCCGCAGTTTCGTGGCTACACGCGCGTCGGTGGCGAGCTGACGGAGGGCAAGACCGACTGGCGCGAACAGATCGACGTGGGCCCCGAGCGCGACGTTGTCGACAACGCTGCCGGGCTCGCTGACTACTGGCGCCTTGAGGGCCCGAACCTGTGGCCGGATGCCGTGCCGCAGCTTCGTGAGTTGGTCAACGAATGGAATGACAAACTCAGCGCCGTTTCGCTGCGCCTTCTGCGCGCGTGGGCTCACGCCCTCGGCGCTCCGGAGGACGTCTTCGACAATGCTTTTGCCGACAAGCCTTTCCCGCAGTTGAAGATCGTGCGGTATCCCGGTGAGTCCAACCCGGAGCCCAAGCAGGGTGTTGGTGCTCACCGTGACGGTGGAGTTCTCACGCTGCTGATGGTGGAGCCGGGCAAGGGTGGGCTGCAGGTCGACTACCAGGGCGAGTGGGTCGATGTTCCGCCGAAGCCCGGTGCGTTTGTTGTGAACATTGGCGAGATGCTCGAGCTCGCTACTGAGGGTTACCTCAAGGCGACGCTGCACCGCGTGATCTCGCCACTCATCGGCGATGACCGCATCTCGATTCCGTTCTTCTTCAATCCCGCGCTCGACACTGTGATTCCCCAGTTGCAGTTGCCGCCCGAGCTCGCCGCCCAGGCCCGCGGACTGTCGCTCGACCCCACGAACAGCCCGATCCTCGAAACGTATGGAGACAATGCGCTTCGCTACCGAATGCGGGCGCACCCCAACGTTGCCCAGATCCATCACGATGATCTGATTCAGGGCCCGCGGGGTGCGATCTAGAGGATTCTCTTTGAAGCGCCGAGGGCACTCGAGCTCTGTATTTCTTTCACTTTAGATCAGCGGATTCTGGGCTCGTTCGCAATTCGCCCAGTCTCGAATCCGCTTCGAAACTTCGAGCGATACGTCAGCGGCGAGGTTGAGTGTCTGCGTCCGGCCACACGAGACGGATCAGCTGTTGGATGGGCTCTCGGGCTGTGGGCTTGAGCAGACGCTGTCCGGTTGGTGCTAGCGAGGCAACTGC
This window encodes:
- a CDS encoding isopenicillin N synthase family oxygenase gives rise to the protein MNDSALPVIDLSLLDGGPEAAAKFRDDLLCATHDVGFFYLVGHGVDEKLMDDLLAASREFFDLPAEQKLAVENVKSPQFRGYTRVGGELTEGKTDWREQIDVGPERDVVDNAAGLADYWRLEGPNLWPDAVPQLRELVNEWNDKLSAVSLRLLRAWAHALGAPEDVFDNAFADKPFPQLKIVRYPGESNPEPKQGVGAHRDGGVLTLLMVEPGKGGLQVDYQGEWVDVPPKPGAFVVNIGEMLELATEGYLKATLHRVISPLIGDDRISIPFFFNPALDTVIPQLQLPPELAAQARGLSLDPTNSPILETYGDNALRYRMRAHPNVAQIHHDDLIQGPRGAI
- a CDS encoding glyceraldehyde-3-phosphate dehydrogenase, whose product is MQREHSDEFDRWNARQELAEAMIPLIGGLYRNHGVVTSIHGRRLINQSPVEVLKAHRFARQLNESELPIEETMPIMVALSAMPLNSASIDLAKLVNRFREVGGELNDFLAAELEPVLKNGSETKPAGADVVLYGFGRIGRLLARILIAHAGNGEGLRLRAVVVRKGSDNDLVKRASLLRRDSVHGPFEGTISVDTEANTILANGTLIQVIYSNDPATIDYTEYGISDAIVVDNTGRWRDEAGLGQHLKSQGVKRVLLTAPGKGEIKNIVYGLNHDAIADTDTILSAASCTTNAISPVLKAINDQYGIEHGHVETVHSYTNDQNLTDNFHSGDRRGRSAPMNMVITETGAAKAVAKAVPELAGLLTGSAIRVPTPNVSMAILNLNLATETTREEVNRYLRNLSLDSTLQQQIDFIDSPEVVSSDFTGSHRAGIVDGLATISTGKHLVLYVWYDNEFGYTSQVVRVIEHMGQTHPQVIPERAVVGA